A stretch of DNA from Gottschalkia acidurici 9a:
TATATTTTTTAAAGCTTCTAGTGTAGTGTTATTAGATTTATAAACTTTATTTAGATCCTTTATAGTTATCATTATAAGTTCACCAACTCCTTGTACTAAAAAACCTCTTCACTAAGAAGAGATAAAAGCTTTGTATCTATTTATTTTAAGGTGATACCAGTAAATTGTCAAGGTGATTTATCTAAAAAACATACAATTCATATATGAATACATGGATTAATGTAAAAATACGCTATTAAAGCATAAAAATAAAAAGAATGGTTATAAATAAAAATAAGTGGGACATAATACTAAAAGAAGAAAATATATCAACACTAAGGAGGATAAACATGAGTTTAAAAAATCCAGTAAGTTTAAGTCAAATCAATCAAAAAGAACTACTAACTGTGCAAGACATAGTATCATCACATCAATTAATATCTAAAAAATTAGGTGACTACGCTAATCAATGCCAAGATGCTCAGTTAAAACAAATTTTTCAACAAGCTTCACAAGAAGCGAGCACTACTGCTCAAAACTTAATTCAATCATTATAATAGGAGGTTTTAGAATATGAGTATGCAAGAAAAAGACATCTTAATAGATGCATTATCGACTACAAAATCTAGTTTAGGAATATACAATATGGCTATAATGGAAACATCAAATATGCAACTTAGAAATACATTACAACAATTAAGAGATGGAGCAGAACAGTTCCAATATCAACTATATCAAATAGCTGAACAAAAAGGATATTATCAAGCTCCACAAGCAGCTAGTCAGCAAGAGTTACAACAAGCTAAAACTAGCTTATTACAAGGATAATAAGAATTAATTTAAGGTATTGATTTTTAAAAATACTTATGATAAGATACTTAAAAAGAACCTTTAATTCTGATCCAGAGAGGTCAGGAAGGAAGATATATCGGTTGTTTAATTAAGTATCTAAAACTAATACTACTAGCACTTCTGTGTATAGTTGTATACGATAGAGCCTTCCTGTAACTAGGGAAGGCTTTTTTTATACCTTTTAAAACAGTCCAGTGAGACTTAAAAGGAGGAAAACAATATGATAAAAGGAAGACATCTTATAGAACCTATGGATTTTACAATAGAAGAACTAGAAGAAATATTTGAAGTTGCAGATGATATCATAAAGAACCCAGAAAAATATACTGATATTTGTAAGGGAAAGATATTGGCAACTCTTTTTTATGAGCCTAGTACAAGGACGAGACTTAGTTTTGAATCAGCTATGTTAAGACTAGGAGGAAATATAATTGGGTTTTCAGATGCAAACTCAAGTTCAGTGTCTAAGGGAGAAAGTATAGCAGATACTATAAGAACAGTAAGTTGCTATGCAGATATAGCTGCTATAAGACATCCTAAAGAAGGAGCTCCAAAAGTAGCATCATTTTATTCAAACATACCTGTAATAAATGCTGGAGATGGTGGACATCAGCATCCTACACAAACACTTACAGACCTTCTAACTATAAGAACCATAAAAGGATCTTGCAATAACCTAACTATAGGACTTTGTGGTGACTTAAGATTTGGAAGAACTGTACATTCACTTATAAAAGCTATGTCTCGATATGAAAATATAAAGTTTATACTAATTTCACCAAATGAACTTAAAATACCAGAATATATAAAAAGCGAAGTGTTAAGAAAAAATAATATAGAATTTGAAGAAGTGGAAAGCTTAGAAGATAGCATAAACAAATTGGACATACTATACATGACTAGAGTTCAAAAAGAAAGATTTTTTAACGAAGAGGACTACGTAAGACTTAAGGATAGCTATATACTAGATAGTGAAAAAATGGCTAAGGCGAAGGATGACATGATAGTACTTCATCCATTACCGAGAGTTAATGAGATATCATACGAAATAGATAATGATCCTAGAGCATACTATTTCAAACAAGCGAAACTTGGTATGTATGTGAGAATGGCACTAATGGTAAAGTTACTGGGGGTGTGCTAATTGGTTTCTATAAATAGTATAAAGAAGGGTATAGTAATAGATCATATAAAAGCTGGATACGGTATAAAAATATATAATTATTTAGGACTGGATAAAGTAGATTTTACAGTAGCACTTATAAAGAATGCCGTTAGTGATAAAAGAGATAAAAAAGATATAATAAAAATTGAAAATGTTATGGATATGGATTTTACAGTATTAGGACTTATAGATCCTAATCTTACTATAAACATAATAGAAGACGAAGTCATAAAAGAAAAGATAAAATTGAAGATACCTGAAAGAGTAGATGATGTTATAAAGTGTAAGAATCCTAGATGTATAACTTCAGTTGAAAAATATATAACACATACTTTTTTCTTAGTAGACGAGGAAAGGGGACAATATAGATGTCAGTATTGCGATGAAATATATACTTTTCCAGAATTATAAGGGGGATTTAAAATGGACTTACTTATAAAGAATGCTAGAATAATAGATTCATCTCAAGATTTTAAGGGTGATGTATATATAAAAGATGGAATTATAGATAAAATAGGTAAAGATATAAATATAAACTGTGAAGTAGTAGATGCTAAAGGGCTAATATTAATGCCCTCGTTTATAGACTTACATGTACACTTTAGGGAACCGGGATATGAATATAAAGAAGATATAAGAACTGGAAGTTTGTCAGCACTAAGAGGTGGATATACAACAGTTAATTTAATGGGAAACACAAATCCAATATGCAGTACAAAAGAAACAGTAGACTATGTATTAAAAACATCTGAAGAAGTAGGTCTTATAGACATACACCAAACAGTATCTATGACAAGAGATTTTGATGGAGAAGATATAAGTCATTTAGATAATATACCAGACTATGTAAAGTTCATATCAGATGATGGTAAGGGTGTTAAAAACAATAAAGTAATGCTAGATATAATGATAAAATCAAAAGAAAAAGATTTAGTGAATATATCACATGCAGAGGACGAAGACATAACACCATTCTGTACAAGATTATCAGAAAATATCATTACATCTAGAGACATAGAGCTAGCGAAGTATACAGGGGCAAGACTTCATATGGCTCATGTAAGTACAATAGAAGCTATGAAATATATAATAGAAGCTAAAAGAAGTGGTGCAAATGTAACCTGCGAAGTAGCCCCACATCATATAGCATTAACAAATGAAGTAGAATACAGAGTAAATCCACCACTAAGAGAAAAAGAGGATGTAGAATTTTTGATAGATTGTATAAAAAATAACTGGGTAGATATGATAGCAACAGATCATGCTCCACATTCAGAAGAAGACAAGAAAAATGGAGCACCAGGTATGGTTGGACTAGAAACTGCATTTTCAGTATGTCTTACTAAATTAGTAAAAGAGGGACATATAGGTTTAAATAAATTATCAGAATTAATGAGTAAAAACCCAGCTAAACTTATGAAAGTAAATAAAGGCGAGATAAAAATAGGGTTAGATGGAGATTTAGTTTTAGTAGATATAGATAAAAAAATAAAGGTAAATCCAGAAGAATTTGCATCAAAGGGTAGAAACACAGTATTTAAAGATATGGAGTTTTTCGGAAGTGTAGAAAAGACTATAGTAAAAGGGAAAGTGCTATATTCGAGATAAACTAAAAGAGGAGGATTTACAACTTATGATTATAGATAAATTATTTGAAGCAGTAGAAAAGAAGGGACACGTATGTGTAGGGCTAGATACTGATATAAGTTATATACCAGAAGGTCTTTTTAAAAAATTCAACTCAATATCAGATGCGATATTTGAATATAACAGAAAAATAATAGATGCAACACTAGATGCATCATCTTGTTTCAAAGTTCAAATAGCATACTATGAAGCTTATGGACTAGAGGGAATAATAGCTTACAAAAAAACACTAGAATACTTAAGATCTAAAGAAACTATTATAATAGCGGATATAAAACGTGGAGACATATCTAAAACAGCAGAAATGTATGCTAAAGGGCACTTTGAAGGAGACTTTGAAAGTGACTTTATAACACTTAGTCCATACATGGGAATAGACAGTATAGAGCCATATTTAGAGTATGTAAAAAACAATGAAAAGGGGCTATTTCCCCTAATCAGAACATCAAATCAAGGTGCAAAAGATATACAGTATATAAAAGATGAGAACGGAGAAAGAATATTTAACGTGGTTGGAAAGAAGATTCAACAACTTGGGGACAAATATCTAGGAAACTGTGGATATAGTTCAATTGGTGGAGTAGTAGGATGTACTCATAGAGAAGAAGCTGTGGAAATAAGAAATACATTAGATAGAATGTTTTTCTTAATACCAGGATATGGAGCGCAAGGTGGAGCAGCAGAAGACGTAAAAGCACTTTTAAAAGATGGAAATGGTGGAGTAGTAAATTCATCTAGAGGGATACTATTAGCATATAAAAAGCATGAAGATGGAGCAGAAAAATTCGATATATATGCAAGAGAAGAAGCTATAAGCATGAGGGAGGCAATTAGAAATGTCATCTAAATATACAAAAGCAAGAGTTATAGAGAATATAGAAATAGCTAAAAATATATTTAAAATGACTATAGAAGGCGACTATTCAAAAGACAAAGCAGGACAATTTTATATGTTAAGAGCATGGGGAATAGAGCCCTTTCTTTCAAGACCAATAAGTATCCATGATGCAAATGAAAGCGGAATAGAGTTTCTTTATGAGGTTAGGGGTGAAGGAACTAGAATCTTTAGTGAACTTGAAAATGGAGACTATATAGAATTGCTAGGACCAGTTGGAAATGGATTTTATATTGAGAATATAAGTGGAAAAGTGGCAATAGTAACTGGTGGAATAGGGATAGCACCAATGTATATGACTGCTAAAAAACTTAAAGAAAAAGGTGTAGAAGTAGATTTTTATGCAGGATTTAGAGATGAAGTATATTCACTAGACTATGTAAAAGATTATGTAAAAGAAGTTAGCATTTGTACAGACTCAGGTTGTGTGGGACATAAAGGACTTGTAATAGATGTATTCGATCCTAAAAAATATGATGTAGTATTATCATGTGGACCAACACCTATGATGGAAAGAGTAGCGAAAATGTGTGATGAAGTAGGAACTTTAAGCTATGTTTCACTAGAGAGTCATATGGCTTGTGGAGTTGGAGCTTGTTTAGGTTGTACTTGTGATACTAAAGAAGGTAAAAAAGAGTATGTAAAGAAGGCCCAGTTTTCTTAGGAAAGGATGTGTTTGTAGATGCTTAAGGTAAATATCTGTGGAGTAGAACTTAAAAATCCTGTGATTACGGCTTCTGGGACTTTTGGATTTGGAGAGGAATATAACGAGTACTATGATGTATCTAAGCTTGGAGGGATATCTACAAAAGGTCTTACTATAAACCCTAAAGCAGGTAATGACGGAATTAGAATTCATGAAGTAACTGGAGGGCTTATAAACAGCATAGGACTTCAAAATCCAGGAATAGATGAATTTATAAACAGAGAATATCCTAAGATGAAAAAATTAGGGACAGTAACTCTAGCTAACTTAGGTGGAGGAACTATAGAAGATTATTTAGCAGGTATAGAAAAATTAAATAAAACAGATATAGAACTTATAGAGTTAAACATATCATGTCCAAACGTTAAATCAGGTGGTATGGCATTTGGTATACAGTCCAACGTAGCATATGATGTAGTTAAAAAAGTAAAAGAAGTAGCTGAAAAGCCAGTAATAGTAAAGCTTTCACCAAATGCAGAAGATATAGTAGATATGGCAGTAAAATGTGTAGAAGGTGGAGCAGATGGACTTTCACTAGTAAATACTTTTAAAGCTATAGCTATAGATATAAGAAAAAGAAAACCTGTATTTAACAATGTATTTGCAGGACTTTCAGGACCATGTATAAAGCCAATAGCACTAAGAATGGTTTATGAAGTAGCAGGAGCAGTGGATGTTCCTATAATAGGAATGGGTGGAATAATGAATTGGCAAGATGCTGTAGAGTTCATAATGGCAGGTGCTGATGCTATACAAGTAGGAAGTGCAAACTTTGCAAGACCAGATGTTGCAATAGAGATAATAGATGGAATAGAGAAGTTCATGATAGAAGAAGGAATAAAATCATTAGATGAAATTAAGGGAATAGCTAGATAAACAGAGAACCAAAGTGAGAAATATATACTGGGAGGAGAATATAAATGAGCGATAAAGTAATAGAAATATTTAAAGAGGTAGAAGCATTATTAGAGGGACATTTTTTACTATCATCAGGAAAGCACAGCAATAGATACGTTCAATGTGCGAAGTTATTACAATATCCGGATAAAGCGGCGGAAGTACTTAAAATAGCAGTAGAAAAAATAAAAGACCTAGGTATAGATCTAGTGGTAGGACCAGCTATGGGTGGAGTAGTAGTATCTTATGAACTAGGAAGACAACTTGGAAAACCAGCTATATTCACTGAAAGAGAAAATGGAGAAATGACTTTAAGAAGAGGGTTCAAAGTGGAACCTGGACAAAAAGTTATAATAGCAGAAGATGTTGTAACTACAGGAAAATCATCTCTTGAAACTATAAAAGTAATAGAAGAAGCAGGCGGAGAAGTAGTAGGAATAGCTTGTTTAGTAGATAGACAAAGCTCAAACATAGACTATCCAATATACAGCTGTATTCAACTAAACATAGAAAGCTTCGATAAAGAAGACTGTCCTCTATGTAAAGAAGGAAAAATAGAAGTAGTAAAACCAGGAAGCAGACAAATAAAAGCATAGGTAAATACTAACAAAAAGTTCTTACAACGGTTAATGTAAGAACTTTTTTTATTTACTAAAAGAGTTCTAGAAAGTATAGATTTATAATTTGCATAGTATATAATTAATTTCAATAATTATGTTTTATATCATAAAACAATTCATGTATAATACTCTATACTGGAGAAAATTATTATTAATAGGAGTTGAAAATATGGAAGAGTATAAAGTAGTTGATTTAAAAAAATTCTCACGTTCGGAATATTATGAATATTTCATGGCAGTAGGTACTACCTTTGAGATGACTGTAAAAATTGATGTAACAAAAGCAGTCAAAAAGTGTAAAGGGGAAGCTTTGAGCTTTTATTCTTATTCAATTTTTAATTTAACAAAGGCAGTGAATACAATTCAAAACTTTAAATATGATATATTAAATGGTCAATTAATTGAATGGGATAAAATTATTCCTACATTTACAAACTTTAATCAAGAGACTAAGATGTTCTATACATTGTGGCTCGATGATATGCCAGATTATCAAACATTCGATAAACAATTTAAGAAAACAGTCCAAACTTACTCATCATCAACTGGTATTTCACCAATGGTAGAAATCCCTAGTAATGTATTTAATATTTCTTCTATTCCTTGGACTCACTTTGAGCAATTTTCATCAAATACGAGTAAAATAGATGACAATTTAAAGCCAATGATTACAACTGGAAAATACGAAGAAATTGATTCAAAGTTATTGTTGCCTGTCACTATTAAGGTTCATCACGCTACAGTAGATGGCTATCATGTAGCTATGTTTTTTGAGCAGTTCCAAAAAGAAATGAATGCGTAAATAAGACTTCAAAATTATATGGAAGTAGTTCTATTGTTTGAGAATGAACTTGAGAAAAGAAGTTTTATAAATTATGTTGAAGAGCATTTGGAACAATACGAAGAAAGAATTTCTCGAAACTTAGAAGATTATAGTTATTTGAGTATTTTCTCTCCAGAAAAAGAGTTAGTTATTAGACGTATTAAGATGTTTCTAAAATGAAACATCTTTTTTGTTATGTTTATCTAAAGAGTTCTAAAAAGTATAGATTTATAATCTATATAGTATATAATTACTTTTAACAATTATTTGTATATTATAAAACAATAAATAAAAGGTATCCACATGTAAGGATAGACATAAAAACCGACTTCAACCATAGGTTTAATATGGATACAGAAGTCAACTACCACTCCATTGTTTTGCAATGGGTATGTATATATACTTTACATATGGAATATATCAATATTTTATCAGAAAGGTGCACCTAAATGAGAGAATTAAAAATAAGTGATATGATCCAAAAATTAAGAAAGTCAAAAAAACTTACGCAAAGTCAGCTAGCAGAATGCGTAGGAGTATCTATTGCAGCAGTATCAAAGTGGGAAAATGGATTATCTTATCCCGATATTACTTTATTACCAAGCTTAGCAGCTATTTTTGAAGTGTCTATAGATAAGTTATTTAGTTACAACTTAAATAGTGATGGAAGTGATATTATTACAAGAATTAAGAAAAATTTTGAAGAGGAAGCCAAGGAGTATGATAGTAGAATACTAAAATTAATACCATGCTATGAACAGATGATAAACGCTATGATATCTGTAATACCATTTGATAAAGATACTAGCATAAATGTTATAGATATTGGAGCTGGAACAGGAAACGTATCTAAGGCGATAAAAGACAGATTTAAAAATTCCAAAATAACTTGTCTTGATATTTCTAAAAATATGATTGGAGTGGCTAAGTTAAAATTAAAGGGATATAGTGATGTGAAGTATGAAATAGAAGACTTTTACTCATATAGTTTTAAAGAAAAATATGATGTAGTTATATCATCACTTTCACTTCACCACTTGTCTACAGACAATGATAAAAAGAATTTCTATAAGAAAATATATGATTTTCTATATGATGAAGGTGTATTTTATAATTTAGATCTTGTTCTGGGAAGTAGTGATATAATACAGAACTTATATATTTCTCAGTGGAAAGAATTTATGTATAAATCTATAAGTAATGAAGAAATAGATAATAAGTTAATGAGAAAATATTATGAAGAAGATAATCCTTCAAAATTAATAGATCAAATTCATTGGCTGGAGAATATAGGATTTAAAAACGTAGATATAATCTTCAAATACTTTAATTATGCTATTTATGGAGGTATGAAGTAAAAAATAGAAGGGAAGTGGA
This window harbors:
- a CDS encoding spore coat protein encodes the protein MSMQEKDILIDALSTTKSSLGIYNMAIMETSNMQLRNTLQQLRDGAEQFQYQLYQIAEQKGYYQAPQAASQQELQQAKTSLLQG
- the pyrB gene encoding aspartate carbamoyltransferase: MIKGRHLIEPMDFTIEELEEIFEVADDIIKNPEKYTDICKGKILATLFYEPSTRTRLSFESAMLRLGGNIIGFSDANSSSVSKGESIADTIRTVSCYADIAAIRHPKEGAPKVASFYSNIPVINAGDGGHQHPTQTLTDLLTIRTIKGSCNNLTIGLCGDLRFGRTVHSLIKAMSRYENIKFILISPNELKIPEYIKSEVLRKNNIEFEEVESLEDSINKLDILYMTRVQKERFFNEEDYVRLKDSYILDSEKMAKAKDDMIVLHPLPRVNEISYEIDNDPRAYYFKQAKLGMYVRMALMVKLLGVC
- a CDS encoding aspartate carbamoyltransferase regulatory subunit; amino-acid sequence: MVSINSIKKGIVIDHIKAGYGIKIYNYLGLDKVDFTVALIKNAVSDKRDKKDIIKIENVMDMDFTVLGLIDPNLTINIIEDEVIKEKIKLKIPERVDDVIKCKNPRCITSVEKYITHTFFLVDEERGQYRCQYCDEIYTFPEL
- a CDS encoding dihydroorotase, whose product is MDLLIKNARIIDSSQDFKGDVYIKDGIIDKIGKDININCEVVDAKGLILMPSFIDLHVHFREPGYEYKEDIRTGSLSALRGGYTTVNLMGNTNPICSTKETVDYVLKTSEEVGLIDIHQTVSMTRDFDGEDISHLDNIPDYVKFISDDGKGVKNNKVMLDIMIKSKEKDLVNISHAEDEDITPFCTRLSENIITSRDIELAKYTGARLHMAHVSTIEAMKYIIEAKRSGANVTCEVAPHHIALTNEVEYRVNPPLREKEDVEFLIDCIKNNWVDMIATDHAPHSEEDKKNGAPGMVGLETAFSVCLTKLVKEGHIGLNKLSELMSKNPAKLMKVNKGEIKIGLDGDLVLVDIDKKIKVNPEEFASKGRNTVFKDMEFFGSVEKTIVKGKVLYSR
- the pyrF gene encoding orotidine-5'-phosphate decarboxylase codes for the protein MIIDKLFEAVEKKGHVCVGLDTDISYIPEGLFKKFNSISDAIFEYNRKIIDATLDASSCFKVQIAYYEAYGLEGIIAYKKTLEYLRSKETIIIADIKRGDISKTAEMYAKGHFEGDFESDFITLSPYMGIDSIEPYLEYVKNNEKGLFPLIRTSNQGAKDIQYIKDENGERIFNVVGKKIQQLGDKYLGNCGYSSIGGVVGCTHREEAVEIRNTLDRMFFLIPGYGAQGGAAEDVKALLKDGNGGVVNSSRGILLAYKKHEDGAEKFDIYAREEAISMREAIRNVI
- a CDS encoding dihydroorotate dehydrogenase electron transfer subunit, with protein sequence MSSKYTKARVIENIEIAKNIFKMTIEGDYSKDKAGQFYMLRAWGIEPFLSRPISIHDANESGIEFLYEVRGEGTRIFSELENGDYIELLGPVGNGFYIENISGKVAIVTGGIGIAPMYMTAKKLKEKGVEVDFYAGFRDEVYSLDYVKDYVKEVSICTDSGCVGHKGLVIDVFDPKKYDVVLSCGPTPMMERVAKMCDEVGTLSYVSLESHMACGVGACLGCTCDTKEGKKEYVKKAQFS
- a CDS encoding dihydroorotate dehydrogenase; this encodes MLKVNICGVELKNPVITASGTFGFGEEYNEYYDVSKLGGISTKGLTINPKAGNDGIRIHEVTGGLINSIGLQNPGIDEFINREYPKMKKLGTVTLANLGGGTIEDYLAGIEKLNKTDIELIELNISCPNVKSGGMAFGIQSNVAYDVVKKVKEVAEKPVIVKLSPNAEDIVDMAVKCVEGGADGLSLVNTFKAIAIDIRKRKPVFNNVFAGLSGPCIKPIALRMVYEVAGAVDVPIIGMGGIMNWQDAVEFIMAGADAIQVGSANFARPDVAIEIIDGIEKFMIEEGIKSLDEIKGIAR
- the pyrE gene encoding orotate phosphoribosyltransferase, whose translation is MSDKVIEIFKEVEALLEGHFLLSSGKHSNRYVQCAKLLQYPDKAAEVLKIAVEKIKDLGIDLVVGPAMGGVVVSYELGRQLGKPAIFTERENGEMTLRRGFKVEPGQKVIIAEDVVTTGKSSLETIKVIEEAGGEVVGIACLVDRQSSNIDYPIYSCIQLNIESFDKEDCPLCKEGKIEVVKPGSRQIKA
- a CDS encoding CatA-like O-acetyltransferase, translated to MEEYKVVDLKKFSRSEYYEYFMAVGTTFEMTVKIDVTKAVKKCKGEALSFYSYSIFNLTKAVNTIQNFKYDILNGQLIEWDKIIPTFTNFNQETKMFYTLWLDDMPDYQTFDKQFKKTVQTYSSSTGISPMVEIPSNVFNISSIPWTHFEQFSSNTSKIDDNLKPMITTGKYEEIDSKLLLPVTIKVHHATVDGYHVAMFFEQFQKEMNA
- a CDS encoding methyltransferase, with amino-acid sequence MRELKISDMIQKLRKSKKLTQSQLAECVGVSIAAVSKWENGLSYPDITLLPSLAAIFEVSIDKLFSYNLNSDGSDIITRIKKNFEEEAKEYDSRILKLIPCYEQMINAMISVIPFDKDTSINVIDIGAGTGNVSKAIKDRFKNSKITCLDISKNMIGVAKLKLKGYSDVKYEIEDFYSYSFKEKYDVVISSLSLHHLSTDNDKKNFYKKIYDFLYDEGVFYNLDLVLGSSDIIQNLYISQWKEFMYKSISNEEIDNKLMRKYYEEDNPSKLIDQIHWLENIGFKNVDIIFKYFNYAIYGGMK